TCACATGTGTAAAGCTGCTTGAAGTAAAAATCACTTTCAAAAGCAGCAAAACCCCAGCTTTGTTCCACATGTTGCCATGTCAACTTACGTTTTTTTGTCTGTACAGTTAATGCTTTATGCAGGTGGCAGGTTGACCTCGGAATAGGTTATTAGAATgggattttttccccaaaaatctCAGGTGACCAGCATCCTGAATAAGTGTGTGTGCCCTGAGAGGTTCCCCTGTATCTCCAACCTAAAGCTGTCAAGATCACAGCCGTACATACGGTTGAGTTCCTCAATCCCCTTTCAATTGATTTATTTCCACTTGTTGGTTTTGAAAgataaaacaatgaaacaagCTTGAGGTTGAGGTAGTCTGTGGTCACCTCTCAGCTGGTGACACTTCTAGGAATCATCGTCAGGTAAAGGCAGGACTACGAATGAATCAATGACAGCTTACTCACCGCGGTGTGAACCCACTGTGCTGGCGGGTGTTTGGAGTGTTTGACCGCCAACTCCACCACCCCCTCCCTCTGCAGCAGACCTGGGCTGGAGCACATGGAGAAACCTCCCACCTTCTCCACTCCGGGGATGAACAAATCCACCCTGCAAACAAAGCCGGATCATCACTTTTGATTTCCGTTAAAGCTTGGGAAGTTTCCCACTCATCTCTCCCCCTCGCGGAAACACTTCACAATAGCTGAACGAGAGAAAGCCTGACAGAACAAAGCTTGACCAGAGGGTATGGACATGCTGAGCTGAAGGTCAATGTGGGATTGTGTGTAGAGATGCAACCTTTGACCTCAGCCAGGATAGCTGTTCTAGAAAGGAGCGGGAACAAAACCAAACCAGAGAAAAAGTTACACTACGCTCATTCAGGAAGCAGCGCACCAGTCTTAACAGTCTATCCTTCAGCACGTGACCCGGAGAGGACAACAATGACTCAGCTGTTGTTCCTCCCAAACAATGAGCGTCTGTTTAACCAGGGAGAGAGAATGACTCCACAACCTTCAGCATCATGAATATGGATGTGCTGTGAAGACGACGCGTATGTTCCACCCACAACCCTCctctttctttcttctcttcCTCTTCTACCACCTAGAGACGAACAACTTAACAGCCCTTTTTCTCTCAAACACTCAAACTCAAGGATTTCCATGTATTTACATTCATTATCAGGCGCTGCGGGGAAACTGGCTGACGGGTTTTTATATCTCGCCACCGCCCACCTACAGTATGCGCTCTCATGTGCGTGTTCTGCTCATTAACATTGGCAGCGCTGACTGACAGACGCACACCCCCGTGAAGCCAGAACTTGTTTATTTTaactaatttattattaatcGCTATGAGTCCTGTATATGAAGTGTGCAGCATTTAACACAGGCTTTCAATCATTATCTTGACATAAATGCCCATCCCCTGATGGATTCATGACGTATACATATTTAAGTATCTAAATGTATAAACTAAGAACTTTGCAGCATCTCTTCACAACTGTTTCCAACACAGATTACTAACCTTATTTCACCTCTCCTGTAAACCTTACAACTGTGCCACGGGGTATGCGCTGGCAAATGAAACACCGCCCCCACCTGGCGTACAAAGGCACTGCAACGTTTGTCAACGACCAGCTCCATAGGAAGCTactttttcagttcatttggattTGCCGCAACAGGAAAACAGCCAAGCAACCATTTGCGTTTAATGGTGCACTCACCACTGTCCCGCCTTGAAGTTGAAGTCCGGATGGACGGCTATCCTGAGACGTTTTACCGTCTCGGACTCGTTGATGATGCCACACACTTGAGCAGGATACAGAGCCTGTGTTTGGTTGAGGGTTTAAGGATTTGACATGCAAGGTATAATGgactaaaaacaaaaatcatctTACACTTTGTCTTTGGTTGTGTGCCGTCCTCTCTAAATGGTCCATTTGTCTTTTGGAGGACATGTttcttctaataaaaaaaaggtgGTGCAACCTGTTATTTGTTTTGAAGACATAGCCAAGAGCAACACGCTTATGTGACAAAATTGAAAATGGACTTTGCCCTGTTGTCAGCTAACTTGGGCACTTTTAAGGCTGGTTCATGTAAATGATGGCAAATTATTTGTGCAATGCTGGTTACAAGTTATGTATGAGCAATATGTATATGGCTTATAGCGAGCAATTATTATGGTTAGTTTATTTTTCTAGATGGAtgaacaaaacattacaaacagCGTAGTTGAACACCACATTAGCTATAAGGTGTGTAGGTTTGTTCTGGATGGATTACTGTATAAAAGACATGAATTGTAAAGTTATGTCATAATTTAACCATCTCTACAGCTTCTCTAGTgaggcaataaaataaaaatgaaactctTGTAATTATTAGTAAGGTGAAGCAGATGTTACAGAATACTTGGAAAGTAGATCCTGTGGGACTAACTCCTGTCATAATATAGTTCCTCTGCTGTCATCTTCAGTGGTTCCGAAGTAAGCAGCCAGGAAAACTGAGTAACAGAATCAAGGAGTCTTTAAAATGGACCCACCTTGTCATGGAGCTTTGAACAGGTTGGAGGTAGCGTAGTAGTCCAGCGGTAGGACACGATAAAGAGAAGCTCCGGCCAGCGGACGTCAGGACGCAGTGGACGCTCATCGCTACCTGTGAGAATATCAATGCGCAGTCAAAGGTAAGATCTCGCGTTAGTTGTCAAGACAACGACGTAACGAACGCGTTTATAAAATAATACCTCATAACCGTTATATTACAACACTACGCTAAaatacttaaaacctcattccaAAGTTCTACAAACGAACTCTATAGGGTTTCAGTTAGGGTAGTGTTGTTAGAAAGTCTTGTCACCATTTTGATGCAATTACTGTCCACAACGTGCATTTCTCATTCATGTAGCTGGTTATCGTTAGCAAAGATGCTATCAATAGTATCCCGGTTAGGGCTTACAAACGTGTAACATTTCACAGACAGTGAACACACTGGCAATATTCTTACCAAAATTGTATGGCTGTGTTCTTCATAAGACGTTCGTGTCTTGTTCCGGTATTAACTTAATAACCTTGGTCATGTTAACATTACATGACAGTACCTATTTCTTCTTCTGCGGCAACACTGCGTCTTCTTCTATTACATTAGAGTCAGTATGGTGTTTATCGCCCCCTGCTGTACACATGTCAACACTACAATTACCAGTGTTgagctactgtatgtatgcaagtGCGTATCAATAGCTTGTAAAGTTCGTTTATTTTagttgttcatttaaaaacgtgAAATTCGTATAGATTCACTGCACACTGAcagaaatatttcaataatgTGTTTCTTAATTTTATTGATGATTAAAGCTACAGCTAAGAAACCACCCAAATTCACGATCTCATGAAAAAAgtattgtggaaaaagttgtataatGTCAACTGTTGGTTTTGCATACTAATCAGAAAATGAACTTGTAAGGCTTCTTGAACCTTTTAGTGTTCTCTTAGTCTGGATTGAAGTCCTGACATTCATTTTGGCGCTgcattctaatttattgagatgctcCTGTATGCTGCTTTAAAGCTATACTAACAATTAAACTTTGCACTCTATATTTATTTGGTGAATGTACACATCGTGTGGAAAACAATCACTAACGTTCACTTTTTGTGCTTCTCGTGGATGCCACAGGGGTGTCTTACTGTAATTAGCATtttccattatttatttatttagtctaTTTCACCAAAGTAGTCTATCATCTTAAAATTAATTACTTACTTCCTTTTTTGTTACTTATTTACTTACATTTGTTTTGGCTGTATTGTGCATTGCATCTGAGTGGAAAAAGACAGTTAACAGTCCATTCAACGCGATGACAGTGCACACTTCTTTTGCACATCATGCTGCTGGGAAATGTGCAGCAGCCTTTGTATAAAAATGAATCAAAGTTGTGCCCGCATCACGTGGCAGCTTTACGTGCAGGGTGTGGACATGTGCTCGCTAATGGGTGCTCCTTTGCCACAACCGAGCTTGATGGTCCAAGCTTTAGCATCGTGGCAAGCGGCCTAGGGTgtgaatgttgaaaaaaaaaaaagtctcgcaAAGTCATGGTTCATTTCAGGTTGAATCAtcgcaataaaaaaatacaagtggACTTTAATCCCCCTGAACAAAAGGTCTAACCACATCTTATGAACTCCAGAAATTCACAATGCAAACCGGCTAAACGATGCAATCCTCAAAATAAACACAACGCAATACATCGAAACTCAAGTCTATTCACAGCAACAGACGCTAGCCTGCTCCACCCAAGTATACAGACAACATTTTAGTCAAAGAGTCAGCGCAAAGTCCTCTAATTGTTTGCTGTTAATTGGGAGTTGTGAGCCACAGGTAGGTCTACATCATTGTTCCGCAGTGGGGCAGCTTTCAAGGGACCAAAATGTCTCTGCAGCAGTTTCTAAGTCGCCACAGTTCTTAGTCACAGTAACCACTCACCTCTGTTAGAGGTGTTTTGCAAGCTGACTCTACCAGTCCAACTGGCTGCTTTTGGCATTCGTTCCCATGGTTAGCACACCTCGGTTCAACCTGTTGTACAGTTGtgctcaatgaaaaaaaaacaactttttcagaTTTATCCTTTGGACAGTAACTAACTtacagtggtttgaaaaagtggttgcccccatcctatttttttgcaggtttgtcaaatttaaatgtttcagatcatcaaacaaatgtaaatcttaaaacataaaacataacttaactgagattaattgagatctattggtgtggaaaaggttacaaagccatgtctaaagctttgggacgccagcgaaccacaatgagagccgttatccacaaatggtgaaaacatgggaCAGTGGAGTGACAGGTCAactaaaatgaccccaagagcgcagcgatgactcattcaagaggtcacaaaagaccccacaacatccaaagaactgcacacctcacttgcctcagttaaggtcagtgttgatgactccaccataaaaaagacactgggcaaaaacggcctgcatggcagagttccaagaccaaaaccactgctgaacaaaaagaacattaaggctcgtctcaattttgccagaaaacatcttgatgatcctcaagacctttgggaaaatactctgtggtctgacgagacaaaagtttaactttttggaaggtgtgtgtcccttacatctggcgtaaaagcaatgccgcatttcagaaaaagaacatcacaccaacagtaaaatatggtggtggtagtgtgagtgtgttttgctgcttcagggcctcaagacttgctgtgataaatggaaccatgaatcctgctatctaccaaaaaatcctgaaggagaatgtacagccatctgttggtgacctcaagctgaaaggaacttggtttctgcagcaggacaatgatccaaaacacaccagctagctcacctctgaatggctgaagacaaacgaagtgaagactttggagtggcctagtcaaagtcctgacctgaatcctattgagatgctgtggcatgaccttaaaaaggcggttcatgctcaaaaaccccccactgtggctgaattacaacaattctgcaaagaagagtggtccaaaattcctccacagcgcggtaagagactcattgcaagttagcacaaacacttgattgcagttgttgctgctaagggtggcccaaccagtcgTTAGCTTTAGggaacaatcactttttcacacagggccatgtaggtttggattttttttctcccttaattataaaaagtgtcaactaaaaactgctttttgtgttcagttgtgttgttattaactaatatttaaatttgtttgatgatctggaacattcaggtgtgacaaacatgaaaaaataagaaatcaggaagggggcaaacacttttccacaccactgtagctCATGCGCACACACAGCACGGCGACAGGAACGACTCATTAATGACTcgtgtgtacagcttgtattgaGGTGTAGATTTACTCAACACACATTCCTGTCTAGATAAGGTTCAAGTTTTTGAAGAATTTGTTTCAAAAGTTGCAAAACAAGTCACTTGGTGGTTTCGGCCTGCGTCGTCTGCAATGTGCAATCAAGGGGTCTCCTCGAGCCGACCGACTTTTCAAATGTGTTGGCAGGATAGAATGTGAAGAGCAGCGTGCCGTGCTGTGCAGCGGGCTGATCAAATGACTCAGCAGCTTTTTGACTTGGATGGTTGCGGAGGTGAGGGAGCAGCCCAGCAGgtacgcccccccccccccagagcaAGGAACAGATGTCTGCTTAAAATGAAAAGATGACATTCCCTGATAGGCAGCAATCAATACGTGCAAAAAGACACTCATTTAATCATGGACACGCAAAATGTGGAGCTGTGGGAAAATTGGGAATGTTGGGAGCGTGGACAACATGGATTGAGGAAAATGTGAAATTCCAGGAAAACGGTGAATCTTTGGGATGTTGAAAGAGGATAGCCTGAATGCTTTGGTGCTGggatggtttgaatcggttgagaattCATGTCATTCAGTCATGCACAGCTATGCACTTGCTATGCTATGTTGTGATGCATTAACTACTAATCTCTCTGCATATGTTTGACTTCTTTTAATTCCACAttctgatatgctgaaggtttttagtgttgtgcgCGCGTACGAGtgttttaaatgtcatttttgtaatagTTGCAGGTTATTTGGTAGCAGGTTGTTGTTTGAATTGAGCATGACTTTAGCTGTTGTATATGTATGAACCAGATCTGTGGTTttcaatttatttcattttttgtgtgtgttctcagcATTTTGGATGATCCTGACTCCGTTTATGCCGTACATTTAGTGAGTGAAATGTACCGTTGTCgtcaaatatttattatatttttaatgtgagatatCCAGCTTGTTTTGTTATCTATTATGACGCCTACACGTTCGTTTTCATGCACCCCGTCACCCTGCCAATGCCTACACCTATCTGTTAGTCTGTTCTGAttatgtttttcccatttttaataGTGCTTGCCCAACAATCTCAGTTCATGACCTCGTTTTGTAGTTTTGTAGTCTGAGGACGTTTGCTATATTAGCTTTAATAACACATAATCAGCCTTTATAATGCTACTTTGCATTCAGCGATTGTACGGCGCACTGAAATTAAGAAAGAAAGTTTGCCGGTGATGGGCTGGGTCATCAATGAACAAAagattcccttttttttttttaatccgagCGTTTCATACTCCCAGCGGGTGCGTTGCCAGGCAACGACAAACCACGCCTAGTTTCTCAGCGTTTTAACGTGGGTGGGGCTCACGTGACCACAAGGCGGCTGTGGGCCAATCAGGAGTGAGTACAGGTGCAACGACGTGAGAGTTTCGGAGACGGAAACCTGCTGGTTCAGTCGGCGGAAAGCGACACCTTATACATGTGTCATTgcatgaaaagaacattttggaGGAATTTGTCTCGAACATTGAAGAGATCTGAGCGGACTCaacaaggaaggaaggaggaataaggttgttgtttttttaaatacgagAGGAGGCTTCACATGGATACCTGTGCGACCTTTTGAAGGATTTCTTGCTCCAAGATTTGGCTTTAAATTTGATCACGATCAAGAGTGTTTCATTTGGATCATCACAAGTGTCGCTGTTGCTCAGGTAATCTATATATTTGACTTTTATTCACGTGTGAATCACAGCTTTGGTTTGCTCTTCTTTTCTCCCAGCTGATGAAACCAGTTTTACAAAGAAGGCTACACAAGATTAGTAGGTGGGAAGTCGCCTGTCAGACAGAAATTGTTACCGAGCAGGTGACTTAAAGCGCTGTTGGACTGTTTACAAGTCCAGTTTCAACACATTTGGAAGAGCTTTGAAAGCTTCATTTATTTCAGTCGTTCTTATTTTCTATAGATCACTATAAACGTACAGATAGTTCATGAATTCTTAATTTCTTAATAATCGAAACCCCAGATTCAGTGACTCGTTACATTTGAAAAACTGTCCaaaagttcaatattgtaaACCACTGGTTCGTGTTCGAATCAGCACTTAATGAGTCGCTTAGTCTCAATCGCACTCTTGAAATAAAGTGAACTTGCATGATGGTTGAATGTGACActataagacaggggtgtccaaacttgctGGGGGGGCAACTTTGGTACATTAAAactgctaaaaccaatccatatatgtcaatatatgctaagctgtctgaacaaaacatcttagctgagagttataggtgacaaagcaagttAGTGTTACAATAaatcaaatgaatgaattcattacaATATGCagagagccaataaaaaatgagctgcgggcaGACAATGGCCCCCAATCCGCAcactggacacccctgatataagaCATTTACTACTAGTACCTGATTGTCTCCTTTCCCACTTTCCTCCTGCAGTCAAAGATGGCAGAAAGGGTCAAATGGTGGAAGGCCTTCATGCCCAAGAAGAAGGCAGGAGGCCCCAAGGACCAAGCATCCCCTTACACGTACGGTGCAGACTTTGACCCCTTTGCACAAAACGACAAGTCCAAGGACTCCAAGGCCACCAGTGAGCAGTCTCCGCCCCAGCAAGAGTCCACCAACGGCTCCTGCCTGCTCAGCGACGAGACCTACGACGACTCCCACCTGGAGTCCCTCTTCAACGAGCAGACTTGCCGCAGAAACATGAAAGTGTCCCGCTCGGGCCGCTTTAAGGAGAAGAGGAGGGTGCGCTCCAGCCTCCCCTTGGAGGACAAAGGCACGGAAAACATGGCGCCGGGGACAGAAGACTTTCGGTGATAGCGATGGAGAGGTGATGGAGGACAGACAAATGACTTCACTAAGGGGAGGAAAAGGAGAAGACTGCATCTTCTTGAGGTGCGCAAAACGTTCTGTAAGTTGGTAGCGATGGTGATAAGGAAGACGAcgaggagcgtaaaggtgacagGTTCACAGGAATAAGGGAGTGTGTGATTTTTATATTGAGCCCCTTTTGCCAGCAGTATCTCACCTAGTGTGTGGTGTCCCCCTACGTTATGTCAAATATTGCCCCGCGTGATAATACACTTTCATATATCTTTTTCCATGAAGGATGTGCCTTCTGTGGCCTTGAGCGATGTTTGTGAAGTTAGGAGtggaaataaaatggatttAGGATGAGAAGAACTTCCCACTCAATGCATTATGTTGATTTTTGAATGAAGGATGAAAATCCAGGATGTTTTTAACAACCTGATGGAAGTACAGACCATGATGTTAGCCACTGATGTATCAAAAGCCACTGATGTGggtgtatttttacaatatgccgttTACGATCAACCTGTGAATACTGAAATGAAGTGAACATATGAGCAATAAATCTAATTTTTGCTACCATTGGTTGTGTTGTCTTAAATAGGTAACTGTAACCCAACAAAGCAGGTAATGATGCTTAAGTGTTattgtttttcagttaaagGGAGGAGCACGCTTGTGTCGCTGCATTCCTGTGTCACTCTCTGCCTGCAGCATTCATGCTTACGCCACAAACTTGCACTAACACTTTGAACACGAACAAAGTAAACTGAAGGTAAATGGTTTTGTAGCAATTTGATAGCTCtagccattttctataccgcttgtcgtCTTCAgagtcacgggtaagctggagcctatcccagctgactttgggcgactggcggggcacaccctggactggtcgacagccaatcgcagggcgcatatacagtagacaagCAACCCttcacactgacattcacaAGCTTGtacacaacatgctaaccatgagGCCTTGATAGAATCCATAGCAGCATTCCAGCATCGGTTTAAGTCGCCCTTGCTGACTTGCGCCCACCACTTGCCCTCGGTGGTATCAGCCCTTCGAGGGCTGAGGGAGCAAGTCAACAGCAATGGTCACGTGACGGTTGTCCATCACTCACAATGCTTTGCAGCGGTGCAAGTAAAAGACATCCGTGGAGTGGGAGTAATGAACATCAAACACTGGTCGTTTGCCGCTTAGGAGGTCGCGTAACACGAGCAAGGTAAATTGAACGGTTTGACTTTTGCAATGTGTCAGAGcaaacattttacaaaaaaaaacaaaaaagaaaaaaatacattgaaacaAACAACCCAACTTTGGAAACCAACTAAAACGAAACAGATACTATACAATAGGGCttattaaataacaataataataatcatccgcaggtttttcttattatttataagaAGCATTGTAGCTACACCTGCAACTAGCGGTCGAACCATGATTGCTTGAGTGAACAAGGGCGGGTGCGTTCCATTTATCGCTCCTACTCGGCTCTGCAAGCGGCGTCCGCATGACGTCGGCAGTTACGTATTACCAAGTACGACTTAAACCGCTATTGGGACGCAGCCCTATAATCGCGTTGGCGGAGGAGGTGTCGTGTCGCACTTTCAACACCTGGGGGTCATGAAAGGCCATGAAAGCTAATCACAAAGTTATCCCACGACAATTAACTGTCGTGTATTTAATCTTCGCCAAGAAGAAACCACACATGTCCATGCCTTGCCAAAAAATACAAGTTTTCCAGAACCGCTTGCCCAACTGTTGCACAGCAGAATGAGCGCCCTCAAGTGGACACTCCATGCAAGCACACTGGATGGTAGTAACCTGTCGATAAATGCAACATGTCAATATTTACGAAAAACAACACCATCATCTCTATCGCCCATGATTCCCCCTCCCAGTTCCTTCCAACGTGTTTCCTGCCCCCTTCTCCAAGGTGTGGCATTGCACTGCACAACAAAGGGCCATACTGCAAACTGGCaccgatccgataccaagtaagaATAGCATCAGTCATGGCAATATTGATATCGATACGTGAATAAGTTTATGATTTTGATTTTAATTTCTTGATCATGATTCTAATCGGAATAACACACATGATAGAGATTTAGGcaaagaaattaaataaaaatattttaaaatgttaaaagctACTATTggtgtttgtaaaaaaatatgacatgtaaatatacacaacataaaacatatatttgtaaaagcaaacaaaagggaacTGGAAAATATGGATGTAATCAAGCTAACGTCGATCCGATAACAATACTACACTGGTATCGTAAGTGTCGATATATGTCTCGATCCGTCCATATCTACACTGCCACAGTggaataactaccacagcaatCAATAGACCATTGTTAAGCACCACAGCTGGAGCGTGGACACAAATAGGAGTAAAATAAACATCTTCTGCAactttttgggtgtttttttcagGACATCCTGGGGGTTTTGTCTGTTGACAGCCAGGCAGTTCGGTTAAAAATAACTTTCTCATCGCCCCGCTATGAGGTCAGTTTGCTGCCCGCCTTCAAGCTGAGGTCTCTGGAAGCCAGCAAGCAAGCAGGTGGAGAGCGGATACTTTGTGAAGGTAAGTTCAGTGacattgttgctgtttgttttgcagTTCAAGTGTGCGTGTCGACAGGGGCCGAGACTGTGATGCAACGGATTGATGGAGGAAAAGGAAAAACTATAATGTATGTCAGTATACTTCTTGCCAGTTAAACACCAATTTCCACCGAGAGCAGACTGTACGTTGAACCGTGTTTTGTTGCTCTTTGCTCAACTCAAAAAGGTGTAACGCGCCCCGTTGCCCCCGTTCCTCCTTCGCAGTGGTCAGCTTTGACCTGTTTCAAAGTCCTTGTCGCTGGCAGAGTGTCACAGAGCCGCTTGACACACATATGATGATAGAAATAGTCACGGAGTGACTGTCCGCCAGTTGCCCAGACGGGAAGTAGAAGCTCGTGCACTTTATAGactaaagtattgggacattTTGGGTCATTTTTGTCCATTTAGTGAGGTCAGAAGTCAGTGATGAGAGAAGGGAGAGAGGGCTCGGCATGCAGTATCTCACCTTTCAGCAGccatttttaatataaaaattgAACTGGGCTATACAGtaacttagagtagtcagtgtacagcttgtatagcagtattgACTTACTATCTTCTGGAAAGTagtcattattgtctaaatggcAGCTAACACAGGTGAGTAATtcccacagtgaacatgtccaaatggtgtccttggtgtgaataTTAACATGAGGGCAATTGGTGTCCAGCACAGCCACtcgggcatggaattcaccagcgTTCCACAGGTTGttcctggaatcctcttccgcttctccatgatgacatcaccgctGGATGTTGCTTGCTGTCTTCAGCCTTACTTCTTTCCAGTTGAGGATGCCCCGCAGGTGCTCGGTGGGGTTCAGGTTTGGAGGCACACTCTCCACTCCAACACCTTCACCTTCAGGTCTCTTCAGGTCACTCGCTCTGCCTCAGATaatcacagtacatgttggaatttatgttcgtgccagcagcactcatgcaccccCAGACGACGACATTACCTCCGCCGTACTTGAcagtaggcaagacacaattactaccgactcacttgtgttgccagttatttagACAATTATGCCTATACCGCCATAtgagctgtacactgactactctaaagtagagCCAACTTGAATTGCATTGTGCACTGTGGCCACAAGTGTTGCGCAGAATCGTCCAAAATGAGTCAGTGGGAGCAAACTTGAGTGCTGCTGATTACTTTTGTCCATAAAATGCATACGTAAGCAAAGTTCTG
The DNA window shown above is from Dunckerocampus dactyliophorus isolate RoL2022-P2 chromosome 20, RoL_Ddac_1.1, whole genome shotgun sequence and carries:
- the LOC129173337 gene encoding proline-rich protein 15-like protein; protein product: MAERVKWWKAFMPKKKAGGPKDQASPYTYGADFDPFAQNDKSKDSKATSEQSPPQQESTNGSCLLSDETYDDSHLESLFNEQTCRRNMKVSRSGRFKEKRRVRSSLPLEDKGTENMAPGTEDFR